Part of the Pedobacter roseus genome is shown below.
TAAAAGGATTTTTACAGGTTTAATTTTCGCATGGGCAGGAGATATATTGCTGATGTTGCAAAACGGCAGGACAAGTTTTTTTATCTTCGGTTTGGTTGCTTTTCTAGTTTGCCATATCTTTTATATCAGGGCCTTTACGCTCGATCATAAATCCAACCCAAGCCATAAAACGCCATATTTTCTGTGGGCAGTAGGCGCTTTTGCTATTTTTTGTTCAGGTTTGTTTTTCTATTTACAACCGCACCTTGGCATTATGCAGTTTCCGGTTTTAATGTATGCCATTATCATCTGTGTGATGGCCTTAATGGCTGTTAACCGTTACGGGAAAGTGAATATTTTTAGCTTTAAACTTATTCTTTATGGTTCCCTGTTTTTCTTGCTGTCTGACAGTGTTTTAGCTGTGAACAAATTTGCGCAGCCTATTCCACAAGGCGATGCGCTGATTATGGCTACTTACATGATTGCCCAGTATTTGATTGTTTATGGCACTATTGAGAGAAAATTATTGGTAACGAGGACGGAAATATAGTTTGTTGTTTTTTTGAAAAGCAAGGTTCTGTGCTAATCGGTTGCTGTAGTCCTGCTATCGTTCCAATCTTTTTAATCAGGCACTGTCATTGCATTGAATACGGAAGGAGCGTATCGGTTACAGATGCTTTCCCGAAAGTCGGGACAGGCTGTGCCTCAGCATGATAGTGTAATTATGGGGGCTGCAAATTAAAAAGGATTTCCACTTTATCAGGTTTATAAAACTCAAGGCAGTAGAGGACATAAAAATATATATCATTACCTGAACCTTCAAGCTGATCACCCTCTACCTTCCACCTTTTTTTTCCTTATCCAAAACCGTGAAAACCTGCACCAGCCGTTCTCCATTCTCATCCACTAGTGTTAGAGTATGTTTGCCCGGCGGTGGACTAATGGCCAATTGGTGAAAGTTAGTCGTTGTAGCTACATATTCATTATCAATATGCCAGTAAATTTTTGAACTCGAATTTCGGTGTGCAGCGTTAATTACAATTTTGCCTCTTGTACCATCTAATTCTAATGGAATGTATACTATAGCATTATTTTTAGGGTAAATCACTTCCATTACACTGTTACCTCCAGATGGGTTACAACCTTCTTTAAAAGGTGGAAGATTTTTATAATCGCTGTTTTTAATTTTATAATAATACTCCATGGCCGGCGGCAAAATAAACCAGCTTTTGTGCTGCATATTGGTTACACTTTCGCACTGATCAGTTACTCTGTAAGTACCTGTTTTATCTAAATGAACCAATTTATGATATGGACAAACCATTGTTTTTTCTCCTGAAACCGGAACTAGTTCTTCTACTACATTTGTGCAGTATTCTCCTGCCTTGTAACCACTCTGTTTGCAGATTTTAAGTTTTTTGAGTTTGGTGGTGGGCGTTTCGAACCATTTTCCGTTGGGCAATAATCTAAAAATATCAAATAAAACGGGTGCTGCTGCTTCTATACCGACTAAACCTGGTCTTCCTTCACCATCGGCATTGCCTACCCAAACACATACTACATAATTAGGGGTTAAACCTACAGCCCAGGCATCGCGGAAACCGAAACTGGTTCCTGTTTTCCAGGCCACTCTCTGTGATGATGAAAACTGTTCCCACAAACCTTCATCACCAGGACGCATAACCTCTTCCATGGCATTAAAAGTTACCCAAATCGAACCGTGGTCT
Proteins encoded:
- a CDS encoding lysoplasmalogenase, which translates into the protein MKTKLFSFIFFLVFVIQLYAEYTNNAGLRTFSKPLIVMVLLVWLYVGTNLKGRFHKRIFTGLIFAWAGDILLMLQNGRTSFFIFGLVAFLVCHIFYIRAFTLDHKSNPSHKTPYFLWAVGAFAIFCSGLFFYLQPHLGIMQFPVLMYAIIICVMALMAVNRYGKVNIFSFKLILYGSLFFLLSDSVLAVNKFAQPIPQGDALIMATYMIAQYLIVYGTIERKLLVTRTEI